The Miscanthus floridulus cultivar M001 chromosome 7, ASM1932011v1, whole genome shotgun sequence genome includes a region encoding these proteins:
- the LOC136466094 gene encoding uncharacterized protein produces MDDAEEKDNGFLMPNDYLMIFGGSVAYDFEHYQKVACHKTDHPENVVHLGRYLLVVDLIVGPKWLTKVLMDGGSGLNIKYAKTLDEMGIDRTHLRLTRAPFHGIMPRKQAMPLGQIDLPVPFGDQFNYRTETLTFEVLGFPKTFHAILGCPCYAKFMAIPNYTYLKLKIPGAHGVITIGTSFQHAYECEVKCCGHTTAIVASGELAALKEEGALVGFLHATRDIFVWKPSDMLGISREVAEHTLKIRLGSKPMKQCLCRFDKEKHRAIDEEVAKLLAAGFIKEVYHPEWLANPVLV; encoded by the exons atggatgacgccgaggagaaggacaatgGCTTTCTAATGCCGAACGActaccttatgatctttggaggatcagtggcctaCGACTTCGAACATTATCAGAAGGTCGCGTGCCACAAG aCTGACCATCCAGAGAATGTCGTACATCTAGGGAGATATCTGCTCGTGGTTGACCTGATCGTTGGgccaaagtggctcaccaaagtactgatggatggaggcagcggcctcaacatcaagtATGCAAAGACACTCGATGAAATGGgcatcgaccggacacacctccgCCTGACCCGAGcccctttccatggcatcatgcccagaaagcaggccatgccacttgggcagattgatcttCCTGTTCCcttcggggatcagttcaattataggactgaaaccctcacctttgaggtgctTGGGTTCCCCaaaaccttccatgccatcctaggatgtccatgctatgcaaagttcatggccatccccaattatacatacctcaagctaaaaataccAGGGGCCCATGGGGTCATTACCATCGGTACCTCCTTCCAacacgcctatgagtgcgaggtcaaaTGTTGTGGTCACACCACAGCAATAGTCGCCTCCGGGGAgctcgccgccctcaaggag gaaggcGCGCTCGTTGGCTTCCTCCATGCTACCAGAGATATCTtcgtgtggaaaccctcggacatgctaggaATCTCGAGGGAAGTtgctgagcataccttgaagatccgcctaggctccaagccaatgaagcaatgcctgtgtcgctttgacaaggagaaacatagggccatcgacGAGGAGGTAGCAaaacttttggcagccggattcatcaaagaagtataccacccagagtggttagccaaccccgtccttgtatga